One part of the Sulfolobus tengchongensis genome encodes these proteins:
- the rgy gene encoding reverse gyrase has translation MINVVYKNSCPNCGGDISASRLLNGLPCESCLPYLTKLDNEDHVSRVKVLYNILINDNKIKNYWNLYYNITTYESVFKYFKDKTGYEPWSLQKLWLRRLVNNQSFTMSAPTGLGKTTTLMVYSVFVNHGVVYIVPTKSLMEQVCKRLEKLGANVSCGKVDDKKVSVITINYLNRNIDSIAYFKPTLVAIDDADAVIKSGKTTDRLVSLLGIPKEVYESAIQLIRLKNKYYFSNDEYSEEIKDKIRELELKIAEFKDKISQLVIASATIRPKGIKQKALRLLTGFEPSSIQLYARNIVDTYINSLDLSIIKELGSGGLILVSKEYGKNKLKEIKDYVDSLGFNSKIAVSGRKFLDEFSQGKIDILIGSASYYGVAVRGIDEPKRLKYVIFYGVPKVKVNLFDALSNPFTLLRVAKLLNIDLSDLQNKILVLSPSEVQVLKFSIIKDELINNPKLERIREDLVSYISLIKDKLREVGKNIIISDNFVITKQASNYYITYPDIITYLQGSGRASRLFNGGLTLGLSIILVDDNYLFEILKRKMQKLYPTASFLSISDFNLLELKAKLDESRRDEGNRVHFNISTGLLIVESPTKAKTIAKLFSRPSVRVVNKIPIYESIIVDGNQIYVLDIVASKGHVTDLTLDDVGYHGVKIDNNGDIRPFYSLIKRCLDCNKSFSSSSERCPYCGSENVQSVETSIDLLRELALSVDNVFIASDPDTEGEKIAFDLASLLSPYNSNIYRVTYHEITKKAILEALRNPKKININLVMSQIVRRIEDRWIGFELSSLLKTKFNEYNHGAGRVQTPVLGWIADKTLKYKNNMGYVVYIDVAGYSIKKYFNSKDKMQEYINGLKEISIEKISEDKVLLSPVPPFTTDTLLIEANMKFKLPATVVMRIAQDLFEAGLITYHRTDSTRISSVGIEIAKEYLHKHGLASDFIPRSWESSDEGAHEAIRPTRTIDVNELTQEIEENPYRYPIRFSKLHFLIYDLIFRRFIASQMLHAIGTKTKYLIVINDNDKITVELLTNVEGGFSKVYPMKVYNLPLGKVQPKIRTSRGSSEQLLNYSDVISLMKSKGIGRPSTYAKTIENLVRHGYVISSKKKSYLIATKRGISVYQFLRSKFYDLVSEETTSRLMTKLDDIALNKLNASNVILEIYNEISTLVNSLKSELNV, from the coding sequence ATGATTAATGTAGTGTATAAAAACTCCTGCCCTAACTGTGGTGGAGATATTTCCGCTTCTAGGCTATTAAATGGGCTCCCGTGCGAATCTTGCCTTCCCTATCTTACTAAGTTAGACAACGAGGATCATGTCTCAAGGGTAAAGGTATTATATAATATTCTAATTAATGATAACAAAATTAAAAACTATTGGAATTTATACTATAATATCACAACTTACGAATCTGTATTTAAATATTTTAAAGATAAAACGGGATATGAACCATGGTCTCTTCAAAAATTGTGGTTAAGAAGACTTGTTAATAATCAAAGCTTTACCATGTCTGCTCCCACTGGATTAGGAAAGACCACAACACTAATGGTGTATTCAGTTTTCGTTAATCACGGTGTTGTGTATATAGTTCCCACTAAATCATTAATGGAACAAGTTTGTAAGAGGTTGGAAAAATTAGGAGCTAATGTATCTTGTGGAAAAGTAGATGACAAGAAGGTAAGTGTGATAACTATAAATTACCTAAATAGGAATATAGACTCGATAGCTTATTTCAAACCAACATTAGTTGCAATAGATGATGCTGATGCCGTAATAAAGAGTGGTAAGACAACTGATAGGTTGGTCAGCCTATTAGGTATTCCAAAAGAGGTATATGAAAGTGCTATTCAGCTAATTAGGCTTAAAAATAAGTATTATTTCTCTAATGACGAATATAGTGAAGAAATTAAGGATAAAATTAGAGAATTGGAACTCAAGATAGCCGAATTTAAGGATAAAATCTCACAATTAGTAATAGCTAGCGCTACTATAAGACCTAAGGGTATAAAGCAGAAAGCTTTAAGGCTACTAACTGGATTTGAACCTTCATCTATTCAACTATATGCTAGAAATATTGTGGATACTTACATCAATAGTCTAGATCTTTCTATTATTAAAGAATTAGGATCAGGAGGTTTAATTCTAGTTTCAAAAGAGTATGGAAAAAATAAGCTAAAGGAAATAAAGGACTATGTCGACAGTCTAGGTTTTAATTCAAAAATTGCAGTTAGTGGCAGGAAGTTTCTTGATGAGTTTTCCCAAGGAAAGATAGATATCCTTATAGGTTCAGCCTCGTATTATGGCGTGGCTGTTAGAGGTATAGATGAACCTAAAAGGTTAAAATATGTGATATTTTACGGAGTACCTAAAGTAAAAGTTAATTTGTTTGATGCTTTGTCTAATCCCTTTACACTACTTAGAGTAGCCAAATTACTTAATATAGATCTTTCAGATTTGCAGAATAAGATTTTAGTACTGAGCCCCTCAGAAGTGCAAGTTTTAAAGTTCTCTATAATTAAAGATGAGTTAATTAATAACCCGAAGTTAGAAAGAATAAGAGAAGATCTGGTATCGTATATTTCACTTATCAAGGACAAATTAAGAGAAGTAGGAAAAAACATAATTATCTCTGACAATTTTGTTATTACTAAACAAGCCTCAAACTATTATATAACTTATCCAGACATAATAACTTATTTACAAGGTTCCGGAAGGGCTAGTAGGCTCTTTAATGGTGGGTTAACTCTAGGGTTATCGATTATACTTGTAGATGATAATTACTTATTTGAAATATTAAAGAGAAAGATGCAAAAATTATATCCTACGGCATCATTTCTCTCAATATCCGATTTTAATCTATTAGAATTGAAAGCTAAGTTAGATGAATCTAGAAGGGACGAGGGAAACAGAGTACATTTCAATATATCTACTGGTCTTCTTATAGTCGAGTCTCCTACAAAAGCCAAGACTATAGCTAAGTTATTTAGTAGACCGTCAGTAAGGGTTGTAAACAAAATACCAATTTATGAAAGTATAATAGTAGACGGTAACCAAATTTACGTGCTTGATATTGTAGCTTCTAAAGGGCATGTTACAGACTTAACTTTAGACGATGTAGGTTACCACGGTGTAAAGATAGATAATAACGGAGATATAAGACCATTTTACAGTTTGATAAAGAGATGTTTAGACTGCAATAAGTCATTTTCAAGCTCTTCAGAAAGATGCCCATATTGTGGCTCTGAAAATGTGCAATCAGTCGAAACTTCAATAGATCTGCTTAGAGAGCTTGCTCTGTCAGTTGACAATGTATTCATAGCATCAGATCCAGATACTGAAGGCGAGAAGATAGCATTTGATCTAGCATCGCTACTATCTCCATATAACTCAAATATCTATAGAGTAACGTATCATGAAATTACTAAGAAGGCTATATTAGAGGCATTGAGAAATCCTAAAAAGATTAACATTAATCTGGTAATGAGTCAAATAGTTAGGAGAATAGAAGATAGGTGGATAGGATTTGAACTAAGTAGTTTACTTAAAACAAAGTTTAATGAATACAATCATGGTGCTGGTAGGGTACAAACTCCAGTTCTAGGCTGGATAGCAGATAAGACACTCAAGTACAAAAATAATATGGGATATGTCGTTTATATAGATGTTGCAGGTTATTCCATTAAAAAATACTTTAACAGTAAAGATAAAATGCAAGAGTATATAAATGGTCTAAAAGAAATCAGTATCGAAAAAATTTCTGAGGACAAAGTACTGTTATCGCCCGTTCCTCCCTTCACTACGGATACTCTACTTATTGAGGCTAATATGAAGTTTAAATTGCCTGCAACCGTCGTTATGAGAATTGCTCAAGACTTATTTGAAGCTGGATTGATAACCTATCATAGAACAGATAGCACTCGTATTTCATCGGTTGGCATAGAGATAGCAAAGGAGTATCTACATAAGCATGGGTTAGCATCAGACTTTATTCCTAGATCGTGGGAATCCTCAGATGAGGGGGCCCATGAGGCAATAAGACCTACTAGAACTATAGATGTTAATGAATTAACTCAGGAAATAGAGGAAAATCCATATAGATACCCCATAAGATTTAGCAAGCTACATTTCCTAATTTATGACTTAATATTTAGAAGATTTATTGCCAGTCAAATGTTGCATGCAATAGGTACTAAAACTAAGTATTTGATAGTAATTAACGATAATGATAAAATTACTGTAGAACTATTAACTAACGTCGAAGGTGGTTTCAGTAAGGTCTACCCAATGAAAGTATATAACCTGCCTTTAGGTAAAGTACAACCTAAAATCAGAACCAGTAGAGGATCAAGTGAGCAATTACTGAATTATTCAGACGTTATATCGTTAATGAAATCCAAAGGGATTGGAAGGCCTAGCACGTATGCAAAGACAATAGAAAATCTTGTTAGACATGGATATGTTATCAGCAGTAAGAAAAAGTCGTATTTAATAGCAACAAAACGTGGTATTTCAGTGTATCAGTTCTTACGTTCTAAGTTCTATGACCTAGTATCTGAAGAAACGACATCTAGGTTAATGACCAAATTGGATGATATAGCATTGAATAAGTTAAATGCCTCTAATGTTATATTGGAGATCTACAATGAAATTTCAACGTTAGTAAACTCTCTTAAGTCTGAGCTGAATGTATGA
- a CDS encoding RtcB family protein has protein sequence MQINLTRVNSYEWRIDKGVQSCMKVPVTVFADDVLIEKMKQDLTLRQATNVACLPGVQESIYVLPDGHQGYGFPIGGIAATSIDEGGVVSPGGIGYDINCGVRLLRTNLDYKDVKPKLAQLVEELHRNVPSGVGSEGKVKLTTQQLDQLLAEGVAWAVEKGFGWKEDMDHIEQHGSWELADPSKVSPIAKQRGASQLGTLGAGNHFLEIQVVDKIYDTQIAKALGVDHEGQVMVMVHTGSRGLGHQIASDYLQIMERAMKKYNIQLPDRELAAVPFESREGQDYFHAMASGANFAWSNRQLITHWARESFGRVFGVDPEKLDLHIVYDVAHNIAKIEEYTIEGKRKKVLVHRKGATRAFPPGSPEIPADHRNTGQVVLIPGSMGTASYVMVGIPEGRRTWFTAPHGAGRWMSREAAVRNYPANVVVETLAEKGIVVKAATRRVIAEEAPGAYKDVDRVAKVAHEVKIAKLVMRLRPIGVTKG, from the coding sequence ATGCAGATTAACCTTACTAGAGTAAACTCATATGAATGGCGTATTGATAAAGGCGTTCAAAGTTGTATGAAAGTGCCTGTTACTGTATTTGCAGATGATGTTCTGATAGAGAAAATGAAACAAGATTTAACTTTAAGGCAGGCTACAAATGTTGCCTGTTTACCTGGAGTTCAAGAGTCCATTTACGTCTTACCAGATGGTCATCAAGGTTATGGTTTCCCAATTGGAGGAATAGCAGCTACATCAATTGATGAAGGAGGTGTAGTAAGTCCAGGTGGTATTGGATATGACATAAATTGTGGAGTTAGGCTACTTAGGACAAATTTAGATTATAAGGATGTAAAGCCCAAATTGGCTCAACTAGTTGAAGAGTTACATAGAAATGTTCCTAGTGGTGTAGGAAGTGAAGGTAAAGTGAAACTAACAACTCAACAGTTAGATCAACTACTAGCCGAAGGAGTAGCCTGGGCGGTAGAGAAAGGCTTTGGATGGAAAGAAGATATGGACCATATTGAACAACACGGTAGCTGGGAATTAGCAGATCCTTCAAAAGTAAGTCCAATAGCAAAACAGAGAGGAGCCTCTCAATTGGGTACTCTAGGTGCAGGCAATCATTTCTTAGAAATCCAAGTTGTAGATAAGATATACGATACTCAAATTGCGAAAGCGTTAGGAGTAGATCATGAAGGGCAAGTGATGGTGATGGTGCATACAGGTTCTAGAGGGCTAGGTCATCAAATAGCTAGTGATTACTTACAGATAATGGAAAGAGCAATGAAGAAATATAACATTCAACTTCCAGATAGAGAATTAGCAGCTGTACCTTTTGAGAGCAGAGAAGGACAAGATTACTTTCATGCAATGGCGTCTGGAGCTAACTTTGCATGGTCGAATAGACAATTAATAACTCACTGGGCAAGAGAAAGCTTTGGTAGAGTATTTGGAGTAGATCCTGAGAAGTTAGATCTTCATATAGTTTATGACGTAGCTCATAATATAGCTAAGATTGAAGAATATACTATTGAAGGTAAAAGGAAAAAGGTATTAGTACATAGAAAAGGCGCTACGAGAGCATTTCCTCCCGGAAGTCCAGAAATTCCTGCTGATCATAGGAACACTGGCCAAGTAGTTTTAATTCCGGGCAGTATGGGTACTGCTAGTTATGTAATGGTTGGTATACCAGAGGGTAGAAGAACCTGGTTCACTGCACCTCATGGGGCTGGAAGATGGATGTCTAGAGAGGCGGCTGTAAGAAACTATCCTGCAAATGTAGTTGTAGAGACTTTAGCTGAAAAAGGAATAGTTGTGAAGGCCGCTACACGAAGAGTCATAGCAGAAGAAGCACCTGGAGCTTATAAAGATGTAGATAGAGTAGCTAAAGTAGCTCATGAAGTTAAGATAGCAAAGTTAGTTATGCGTTTGAGACCTATAGGGGTTACGAAAGGATGA
- a CDS encoding DNA-binding protein, with translation MSQKLNEVIVRRSRSVEDHVLDIIVLFNQGLDEVILKGIGKEISKAVDVYNSLKDRLGDGIQLVSVQTGSEVRDRRRISYIQLRLKRVY, from the coding sequence ATGTCGCAGAAATTGAATGAAGTGATCGTTAGAAGATCAAGAAGTGTAGAAGATCACGTTTTAGATATAATCGTCTTATTTAATCAAGGACTTGATGAAGTAATATTAAAGGGAATAGGAAAAGAAATCTCTAAGGCAGTGGATGTTTATAATTCGTTAAAGGATAGATTAGGTGATGGCATACAGCTGGTAAGTGTACAAACCGGAAGTGAAGTAAGGGATAGAAGACGCATATCATACATTCAGCTCAGACTTAAGAGAGTTTACTAA
- a CDS encoding DEAD/DEAH box helicase: MLDRLDQRLRQLIKEKNWSKLTNIQEMSFEPISNGHNTLIIAPTGYGKTEAALLPILNKMLKEDVKPVTVIYITPLKALINDLLYRIEWWSSRLGFLVNRKHGEVPQKEKNLRLKRIPHIMVTTPEGLEIDLDWASRFREHYKNVRWVIVDEIHELINSKRGTQLAILLERLKNFIGYDFQRIGLSATVNDEKKVAKFLFGSSERKMSIIRLNDSRNFEIRIHKIDHNVPSLWKNAADKINQLIERPTLVFTNSRFSTERLHEELEKLGNKEIYVHHSSVSRDLKNLAEGELRSGNAKAVVCTKTLELGIHVGDIKKVIMLRPPTSVASFLQRLGRSGHLVHGVPKGEIICFYDFDVLEAFALYLSAKNGEIEKPFIDDGLDVVARELVGMILQNQKVGIEEAYNVIHGAFVYRNLEFSKFMELVNYLAKNNIIKIEDDSLKLGQGFFKIWRFNRDIKSGWGKDFSEFFSLINNDETFTLKYNGVTVGEIDAVYVYKHVRSNDVIRISGKFWKVVRINTNKNTIDVTPANEGEGEIPIWKGENTSKSSLMVEYIKKIMRDINEYYLLMNEIMDKNSKESIMKLISEYGKRGLDMPTENVILVENKEDEWIYTVLIDEKVSNTLSHILLYLVTKKYTLNASSRSSIYGFSVKGTPTDLLKEIINMDESKIKKIILKSILRSPVYVATLKEILPSFGKISKVNQSEDKFLIREALRQTIKRYFSIRKTLEFIRKVKEGKIKIVYTENAGPLTEAILAHAQIRPWLFDLNISIYHSLKGGAYTVSELSEILGVSAKSLENKLKQLRRTNGKYKVMSFVDVDSRENRWCLYEDFIEIVKSEEYYSSFAPLNNNEIFVADFKSGDNEVEVLFKPIDLINNPEEILRKIPFSAIEEVKIREAIDTSYQFVQKYYHVGKDVIVYLLLNAVAYLQSLKYS; the protein is encoded by the coding sequence ATGCTAGATAGACTTGACCAGCGATTAAGACAACTGATAAAGGAAAAGAACTGGAGCAAGCTGACTAATATACAAGAAATGTCTTTCGAACCAATAAGTAACGGACATAATACTCTTATTATAGCCCCAACAGGTTATGGAAAAACTGAAGCAGCTTTACTGCCAATTTTAAACAAAATGTTGAAGGAAGATGTAAAACCTGTAACTGTGATCTACATTACACCATTAAAAGCTCTGATTAATGATCTCCTGTACAGAATTGAATGGTGGTCATCTAGGTTAGGATTTTTGGTCAATAGGAAACATGGAGAGGTACCCCAGAAGGAGAAGAACTTAAGATTAAAGAGAATCCCGCATATAATGGTTACAACACCAGAAGGGTTGGAAATTGATTTAGACTGGGCAAGCAGGTTTAGGGAACATTATAAAAACGTTAGATGGGTTATAGTGGATGAAATACACGAACTAATAAACTCAAAACGAGGTACTCAATTAGCTATACTATTAGAGAGATTGAAGAACTTTATCGGATACGATTTTCAAAGGATTGGTTTATCAGCAACGGTAAATGACGAGAAAAAAGTCGCTAAATTTCTCTTTGGATCTTCTGAAAGAAAAATGTCAATAATAAGACTAAATGACAGCAGAAATTTTGAGATAAGGATACACAAAATTGATCATAATGTTCCTTCTCTGTGGAAGAATGCGGCAGACAAAATAAACCAACTAATAGAAAGACCTACTCTAGTCTTTACAAACTCTAGATTTTCGACAGAAAGATTACATGAAGAGTTAGAGAAGTTAGGAAATAAAGAAATTTATGTTCATCACTCTTCAGTTTCTAGAGATCTTAAGAATTTAGCAGAAGGAGAACTAAGGAGTGGTAACGCAAAAGCAGTTGTTTGCACGAAAACATTGGAACTAGGAATACACGTAGGTGATATTAAAAAGGTAATTATGCTTAGACCTCCAACTTCTGTTGCGTCATTTCTTCAAAGATTAGGTAGAAGTGGGCATCTAGTACATGGAGTTCCTAAAGGAGAAATAATATGTTTTTATGACTTCGATGTATTAGAAGCATTTGCATTATATCTTTCAGCTAAGAATGGTGAAATAGAAAAACCTTTCATAGATGATGGTTTAGATGTAGTTGCAAGAGAGCTAGTAGGCATGATATTACAAAATCAGAAGGTAGGGATTGAGGAAGCCTATAATGTCATTCATGGAGCATTCGTTTATAGAAATTTGGAATTCTCAAAATTTATGGAACTTGTCAATTATTTAGCTAAAAATAATATTATAAAAATAGAGGATGACTCATTAAAACTAGGTCAAGGATTTTTTAAAATATGGAGGTTCAATAGAGATATAAAGAGTGGCTGGGGAAAAGATTTCTCCGAATTCTTTTCGCTAATTAACAATGATGAGACTTTTACCTTAAAGTATAATGGAGTAACAGTAGGTGAGATAGACGCAGTCTACGTTTACAAACACGTGAGATCAAATGATGTAATAAGGATAAGTGGAAAATTCTGGAAAGTAGTAAGGATAAACACAAATAAGAATACGATAGATGTCACTCCTGCAAATGAAGGTGAAGGTGAAATACCAATATGGAAAGGAGAAAATACATCGAAGTCCTCACTGATGGTGGAATATATTAAGAAAATTATGAGAGATATAAATGAATATTATTTATTAATGAATGAAATTATGGATAAGAATTCTAAGGAAAGTATAATGAAACTAATAAGCGAATATGGTAAGCGAGGCCTTGATATGCCTACGGAAAATGTCATATTAGTGGAGAATAAGGAAGATGAATGGATTTATACAGTGTTAATCGATGAAAAAGTCTCAAACACTTTATCTCATATTTTACTTTATTTAGTAACAAAGAAATATACATTAAACGCCTCCAGCAGAAGTTCAATATATGGATTTTCTGTAAAAGGAACGCCAACAGATTTACTAAAAGAAATAATAAACATGGATGAATCTAAAATTAAAAAAATCATATTGAAATCTATACTGAGGTCTCCAGTCTACGTTGCAACGCTTAAAGAAATCCTGCCAAGCTTTGGTAAGATCTCAAAAGTTAATCAATCTGAAGACAAATTCCTAATAAGGGAAGCATTAAGACAAACCATAAAGAGATACTTTAGTATAAGAAAAACCTTAGAATTTATTAGAAAAGTGAAAGAGGGTAAAATAAAGATAGTGTACACAGAAAATGCTGGACCATTAACTGAAGCTATACTTGCTCATGCACAAATAAGGCCCTGGCTATTCGATTTGAACATAAGCATATATCACAGTTTAAAAGGTGGTGCATATACTGTTAGTGAATTGTCAGAAATCTTAGGAGTTTCAGCAAAGAGCTTAGAAAATAAATTGAAACAACTTAGAAGAACTAACGGCAAGTATAAAGTTATGTCTTTCGTAGATGTTGACAGTAGAGAAAATAGATGGTGCTTATATGAAGATTTCATAGAAATTGTCAAATCTGAAGAATATTATTCCTCATTTGCGCCTTTAAATAATAATGAGATATTTGTAGCTGATTTCAAATCTGGCGATAATGAAGTAGAGGTATTATTTAAACCAATTGATTTAATAAATAACCCAGAGGAAATACTGAGAAAAATACCATTTAGTGCCATAGAAGAGGTTAAGATCAGAGAAGCTATAGATACCTCCTATCAGTTTGTACAAAAATACTATCACGTAGGAAAAGACGTGATAGTATACTTATTATTAAATGCTGTTGCATACTTACAAAGCTTAAAATATTCGTAG
- a CDS encoding DNA topoisomerase VI subunit B, with product MSAKEKFTSLSPAEFFKRNPELAGFPNPARALYQTVRELMENSLDATDVHGILPNLKIVIDLVDESRQIYKVNVVDNGIGLPPHEVPNAFGRVLYSSKYVNRQTRGMYGLGVKAAVLYSQMHQDRPIEIETSPINSKRIYIFKLKIDINKNEPVIVERGSIVNDKGFHGTSVSIYIPGDWTKAKPRIYEYIKRTYIITPYAEFIFKDPEGNVTYYPRLTNKIPKPPQEVKPHPYGVDREEIKIMINNLKRDYTIKEFLINEFQSIGETTADKILELAGLKSNKKVKNLTEEEITRLVEVFKKYEDFRSPSADSLSVIGEDLIELGLKKIFNPEFVASITRRPKAYQGHPFIVEAGIAFGGSVPVGEEPIVLRYANKIPLIYDEKSDVIWKVVEELDWKRYGIESEQYQMVVMVHLCSTKIPYKSAGKESIAEVEDIEKEIKNALMEVARKLKQYLTEKRKEEEAKKKLLTYLKYVPEVSRSFATFLVNGNKELVSKYQSEIENELFGLISKKLNLIDINEYRKMYKVDSE from the coding sequence ATGTCTGCCAAAGAGAAGTTTACTAGCTTATCGCCAGCGGAATTCTTTAAAAGGAATCCTGAATTAGCTGGTTTTCCTAATCCAGCTAGGGCTCTTTATCAAACGGTTAGGGAGTTAATGGAGAATTCCTTGGACGCAACCGATGTTCACGGGATATTACCTAACCTTAAAATTGTAATCGATTTAGTTGACGAATCTAGACAGATATATAAGGTTAATGTAGTTGATAACGGAATAGGTCTTCCACCTCATGAGGTTCCTAATGCGTTTGGAAGGGTATTATATAGTTCAAAATATGTGAATAGACAAACTAGGGGTATGTACGGTCTTGGTGTTAAGGCAGCGGTTTTATATAGTCAAATGCATCAAGATAGGCCTATAGAAATTGAGACTTCTCCCATAAATTCTAAAAGAATATATATATTTAAGTTAAAGATTGATATAAACAAAAATGAACCAGTAATTGTAGAGAGAGGATCCATAGTAAATGACAAAGGTTTTCATGGCACTTCAGTATCGATATACATTCCCGGAGATTGGACTAAAGCTAAACCTAGAATTTATGAATATATTAAAAGAACCTATATCATAACTCCGTATGCGGAATTCATCTTTAAAGATCCAGAAGGAAATGTTACGTATTATCCTAGACTCACAAATAAAATTCCTAAACCACCTCAAGAGGTTAAGCCTCATCCTTACGGGGTTGATAGAGAAGAAATAAAGATAATGATAAATAATCTGAAGAGAGACTACACAATAAAAGAATTCTTAATAAATGAATTTCAAAGTATAGGAGAGACCACTGCAGATAAAATCTTAGAGTTAGCAGGTTTAAAATCCAATAAAAAAGTTAAGAACTTAACAGAGGAGGAAATAACCAGATTAGTTGAGGTTTTTAAGAAATACGAAGATTTTAGATCACCTTCAGCAGACTCACTGTCCGTAATAGGTGAGGATTTAATAGAGTTAGGGTTAAAGAAAATATTTAATCCAGAATTTGTTGCTTCTATCACTAGAAGACCTAAAGCATATCAAGGGCATCCCTTTATAGTGGAAGCCGGTATTGCCTTTGGTGGAAGTGTTCCAGTTGGTGAGGAACCAATAGTTCTTAGATATGCTAATAAGATTCCATTAATATATGATGAGAAGTCTGATGTTATATGGAAAGTAGTAGAGGAATTGGATTGGAAGAGATATGGAATAGAATCTGAGCAATATCAGATGGTTGTCATGGTTCATTTGTGTAGTACCAAAATCCCTTATAAAAGTGCAGGTAAGGAAAGTATAGCGGAAGTTGAAGATATTGAAAAAGAAATAAAAAATGCATTAATGGAGGTTGCAAGGAAACTCAAGCAGTATTTGACAGAGAAGAGAAAGGAAGAGGAGGCAAAGAAAAAATTACTTACTTATCTGAAATACGTTCCCGAAGTCAGTAGGTCATTTGCGACCTTTCTAGTGAATGGTAATAAAGAGCTAGTTTCAAAATATCAAAGTGAGATAGAGAATGAATTGTTTGGACTAATTTCTAAGAAGTTAAATTTAATTGATATCAACGAATATAGAAAAATGTATAAGGTGGATAGTGAATGA
- a CDS encoding deoxyhypusine synthase — protein MISRDELLKNPIEDITLNDLEKYKDITDIFNKIYGFSSENIVNGSRILKEMIKTADLRFLSFTANLVSTGLRGLFADLIEKGYFNVIVTTGGTVDHDLARSFGGKYYKGSFELDDAMLKDLEIHRLGNILVPFESYGKIIEDVVRKFLPEIIKDKREIGVYELLWEFGKRINDPHSILRKAYEKKVPIIVPGIVDGSFGTNLFIQSQFLNFRINLFEDMRLIKDLIFSCKKSGALIIGGGISKHHTIWWNQFKDGLDYAVYVTTAQEYDGSLSGAKPREAISWNKIRPNAQHVTIYGDATVIVPILAASLLS, from the coding sequence ATGATAAGCAGAGATGAGCTTTTAAAGAACCCCATTGAGGATATTACACTTAATGATCTAGAGAAATATAAGGATATAACTGATATATTTAACAAAATATACGGTTTTAGTAGTGAAAATATAGTTAATGGATCTAGAATACTTAAAGAGATGATTAAGACTGCTGACTTGAGATTTTTATCATTTACTGCTAACTTAGTTTCAACTGGATTAAGGGGACTGTTTGCAGATCTTATAGAAAAAGGATACTTTAATGTTATAGTGACCACAGGAGGTACCGTGGACCATGATTTGGCTAGAAGTTTTGGTGGAAAATACTACAAAGGTTCTTTTGAGTTAGATGATGCTATGTTAAAGGATTTAGAGATTCATAGATTAGGCAATATTTTGGTACCCTTTGAATCTTATGGTAAGATAATAGAAGATGTTGTAAGGAAGTTCTTGCCAGAAATAATTAAAGATAAAAGAGAAATTGGAGTATATGAACTATTGTGGGAGTTTGGGAAGAGAATTAACGATCCTCATTCGATTCTGAGGAAAGCTTATGAAAAGAAGGTTCCAATAATAGTACCTGGAATAGTTGATGGTAGTTTTGGTACAAATCTATTTATACAATCGCAATTTCTAAATTTTAGAATCAATTTATTTGAAGATATGCGTCTTATTAAAGATTTAATATTCTCCTGCAAGAAGAGCGGCGCATTAATAATTGGTGGAGGTATAAGTAAGCATCATACGATATGGTGGAATCAGTTCAAGGATGGCCTAGATTATGCGGTCTATGTGACTACTGCTCAAGAATATGATGGTAGTTTAAGTGGAGCTAAGCCCAGGGAAGCCATATCGTGGAATAAGATTAGGCCTAATGCTCAGCATGTTACTATATATGGAGATGCTACAGTAATAGTTCCTATTTTGGCTGCGTCTTTATTAAGCTAA